CAGAAGGAGAGACGGCCGTGCAGCAGGCCCTGGGTACAAAGCAGGCTGCTCTGAGCTTGAGCCCTAATGCCTCCAAGACCCAATGGTGCCGCTGCATGGCTTCAATGTGTCTGGCAAAGGATGCTGTGTGGAGCCTCTGAGGCCCCTAGGGTTTCAGAGTGGAGGGTCTCTCCTGTATCCCTGAGTTCCAGCAACAGCCATGGTACAGCTGCCCACCAGGAGGCCCAGCGCCTGCCCACCACCAGGCCCTGGTAGGCTCACCTGTTCTTTTCTGCGCCCTGGGGCCTAGAGTAGTAGTTGCGTCAGTTATGAATCTCTGGGTCCTGTTTTCCCTGTTTTTTCAGCCTTACAAACCTAAGTAAACAATTCTCTCAAAATATCTAATGAGTGTCGTTTACCTGCCTGCCCTCTGCTTCAGACAGCCCCTCCGCCGCATCCCACCCATGAGGTGGGCCAGCAGGTACTGGTGGGCAGGTCACCTGAGCTCTGGGCCAGCTCTGGGTTCTGCCTCAGGCATTGGGTACTGCACGGGCAGGGGTGCTCAGTGACCCTTGTGCCTAGACATTGCCACCTGGGAGACAGCCAAGCAGGGTCCTCATCGGCTGTGAGTCCTCAGGCTAATCCCGGTCCTCTGGCGGggagtgggggggggtggggggagcgggATGAGAAGAGTCAGAGTCCggccccaccccttccccctctctctgcttctcacAGCTCCCCCTGCTCGCTGCTGTTCAGCCAAGGAGgcccaggagagggaggaagcaCAGCACATCCAGGGGCAGCCAGGGGCCGAAGGAGGCTCCCTAACATGGGAGGATGGGTGGTGACAAGACTGAGAAACACACAGACTCCAGGGGCGATCCCACAGTGCACAGCGGCGCAGGCCCAGGCAGTTCCCGCCTGGGAAGCGAGAAGCGGGGCCAAAGAGGTGGCCTTCCGCGGAGTGAGGGTGCTGGGGGCAGTCCCCCACCCACACGGACCCGCCATCTTCCAGGGGGCCCAGCGAGGGCGCTAAATAGAGCGGGTGCCCGCGCTCAGCGAGGACAGGGCTCTGGCAGCAGCCGGGGGAGGGAAGGACGCAGAGAAAGTCGTCCAGTGCCAAGGGGACGGGCCTCCGAGCCGCGTGCGTGCGGGGCGAGCAGAGGCCTCCACCAGGGGGGACGCAGGTGCAAATCTGCCTCCGCGCCAGGTGTGGGAGCCGTAAGTGGGGGGTGTGCCTGGAGGTAGGGACGCCCACCACGCCCCGCGGGTGGTGCGCTCCGGCCTCACCCCGCCCCACCCCAGTCTCCCGCTCAGCGCGGGAGCGGCTCCTCCTCACTCTTCCTTCCCCGAGAGGCCTTTGTACCTCCGGCTGTCGCGTGCGCTCTGCTCCCCGTGGCTCTGCCCAGGAAACAAGGGGCACACAGCAGCCAGCTTCACGTTTCTCAGTGCCCGTCCCCTACTTCTCCACGTTCTGAGGACACGATGCTGAGAACACGTGACCTTGAGCACATCTGTCTGACTCTGAAGTCCGAACCGAGACCACCAAGCTCTCACCGTCATTCACCCACAGCACCTTCAcccaccagccccagccccagctgggGGCTGTGAGCCAGGCTTAGGAGGAAGCagacccagccccacccagcccacTCTCACCTGGAGtccctgcccagccagctcctggCGCAGCCCCTCAACCAGGGCAGCAGCCTCCTCAGGGCTGCCTGGCCACTGTCCCCACACGCGGGCCTGGATCTCAGGGAGCAGGGTGCCCAGGAACTGCTCCAGCCCCAGCAGCTCCAGCATCTGCTCCTTGGAGCGCACCTCGGGCCACAGCCACTGGCGGCACAGCTCCCAGAGCTGGGCCAGGGCCTTGTGAGGCCCCTTGGCCTCCTCGTAGCGGAACCCCAAGAAGCGCTGGCCTGGGGTCTCAGGGCCAGGACCACCCACCACCAGCGTTGGTGTACTCTGGAGGACCCGGGGAACCAGGGCCAATGCCTTGCTTGTCTGGGCAGACATCATGCCCGTTCCCAGGGAGGGCAGGATGGCCACATGGCCCAGGGTACTTCCTCTGGACCTGGAGTCACAAAGATGAGCCTGTGAAAACAGTGAGGCCATGATGGCACCTCCTGGGACCCTCAGAGAGGAAGTGGGCTCTGCAGGCCTAGATGCTTCTGTTTGTCTGTGTGTCAGTGAGCCAGGAGGTCAGTGTCCgcacctgtgtgtctgtgtgtctaaaGATATACTGAGGTGCCGAGTCTGTGatctccctcaccctcccctctcctctccctgctttTCTTGGGGGCCTCTGCCCTGACTTCTTCAACTCCTTGGCTCCATTCATCCCCTACACAGAACGCCCAAGGCAAAGGTTGCAAACTGGACAGCCAGATTTGACCAGCAGATGGATCCTGCTTGACTGCCCCCCTCCACCACGTTTTTAGTTGCCAATGTTAAAAAGTAATCagatgctggtggaaatgtaaaatggtgtagcctaTGTGGAAAAcactctggcagttcctcaaacggTTAAACATGGAgtcaccatgtgacccagcaatttcactcttagatatctacccaagagaaatgaaaatgtgtccatgcaggggccggcccggtggcgtagcagttaagtttgcgcattccgctttggtggcctggggttcgccggtttggatcctgggtgtggacctactcaccgctcagcaagccatgctgagcTGGTGTCCCACATTGAAGAGCCagaactctacaactatgatacgcaactatgcactggggctttggggagaaaaaaagaaaaaagaggaagactggcaacagatgttagcgcagggcccatcttcctcaaacaaaaaaaaagtccatgCAAAAGCTTGTACGTGGATATCAGAGCAGCATTActtataacagccaaaaagtggaaagaagccaaatgcccatcaactgatgaagggataaacaaaatgtggtgtatatatatgtctaatgggatattattctgcataaaaaggaatgaagtattgatatatCCTACAAGAtgcatgaactttgaaaacatgctaagcaaaagaatccagacacaaaatgACTTCATGTTGTacaattctgtttatatgaaatgtccagaataggcaaatctgtaagAAACAGAAAGCACACCAATGGTTGCCAGGAGCAGGGCCGGGGGGGAACAGGGAGTTTggctaatgggtatggagtttcttttggggtgatgaaaatgttttgaaattagatagtagtgatggttgcacaaatctgtgaatatactaaaaaccactgaattggaCACTATAAAaggtgaactttatggtatgtgaatattTCAGTTTAAAACAGTCAttagccaatctcaaaaggttactcATTATACAGTTTCGTttacataacattcttgaaatgacaaaactgtagaaatagaaaacagattcCTAGTTACCAAGGGTTAAGGAGGGGATGGAAGCAGGAGAGAAGTGGATAtgactataaaagggcaacatgaggaATCTGcatggtgatggaaatattcagtATCTTGATTATCAATTTGAATATCTCGGTTgaatattgtactatagttttgcaaatgCTACCATTAGACAAAACTGGGTAAAAGGTACATAAGATCTCTTGGTATTAACTTCTGACAGCATGTGAatttataattatctcaaaataaagtttaaaaaagagcCATCAGAATGCAATAAAAATCCATATTTGTGTCTTGAAGAACCAGAAAGCCTGGCCCCACGAATCCCACGTTCCTGAGGATGGAGGCTGGCAGGGCTGCCCCTCCAGCCAGGGCTTGTGCTTCGGGGCTGCCCAGCTCCCTGTCCCCTCTAACAGGGCCTGGGAGTCTGCCCCGTCTCATCTCTGGAGAGCGTCCGAATTTCTTAAGGTCCTCCTCGTCTGCCTTCACTGCTCCAGCCTCCCCACCGTCCTCATATCCACCCTGCCTGCCCTTTCCCTGCCCGAAAGCCTTGTCTTCCAGTTTCCCACCCTGAATGCCGACTCACCATGGTCACAGGTCCGAGGCCACCTCCTGGGTCGGGCCGCGTCTCTCACACCCCCAACAGTGGGCTCCCAC
This genomic window from Diceros bicornis minor isolate mBicDic1 chromosome 34, mDicBic1.mat.cur, whole genome shotgun sequence contains:
- the LOC131397569 gene encoding myeloid zinc finger 1-like, with product MAHLCDSRSRGSTLGHVAILPSLGTGMMSAQTSKALALVPRVLQSTPTLVVGGPGPETPGQRFLGFRYEEAKGPHKALAQLWELCRQWLWPEVRSKEQMLELLGLEQFLGTLLPEIQARVWGQWPGSPEEAAALVEGLRQELAGQGLQVRVGWVGLGLLPPKPGSQPPAGAGAGG